ggatcctcgatttgtggaccgcaaagcacaccgcggtcatgtgcatgaggcttaaatgcAGTTTTAATGTGCTTTTTTCATCTTACCAAATTCTGGATATGGATTTTGCATCAAGAATATGGTCACTTCTTTTTTCCAAGCTGCAGTTTTTAAAACtgcaagcagaaaaaaaaaaaaatgctgcattgACATGTGGATTCCCCATTTCAGTCAATGGAGAGGATCTTCATGTgttttggtgggttttttttggctaggaatctgcaccaaaaatctgttgtgtgaacataccctaacacTTCACCGCCAAAATACTAAGAGTGAGCGAAGAAAATGTGCCATAATGTGTCAATGTAATACTACTGCACATAGTGCATAAATAATCCCactattagggtgggttcacacaggCATTGCAGGAAAAGATGCGGTGCGTTGCTggaaaacgtgttttttttttttttttttttcccctgcgaGTGCAAAGCTTTTTAATGTGATTTGCACACgcttgagaaaaatctgcatgtttggtacccaggccggaacccagactttttcacagaagtttgggttaggtgtagtgtagattttattattttcccttataacatgtgcgAAAATCGcgcagcatccgcacttgcttgcgattttcacgcagccccattcacttctatggggcctgcgttgcgtgaaaaacgcacaatatagagcatgctgcgattttcactcaacgcacaagtgatgcgtgaaaatcgctgctcatgtgcacagccccatagaaatgaatgggtccggattcagtgcaggtgcaatgcgttcacctcgcgcattgcacccgtgcggaaaacttacctgtgtgaaaggggccttaggcctctttcacaagagtGATATAGATTGTGTCAGGAtccattaagaaaaaaaaactgacgcaGAATAGCACgcaacatcagtgaaaaacgcattgcatccagatgccttccgtttttcacacaagccccataTACTTCTATAgagccagagctgtgtgaaaaACTCACAGTATAGAAcgtgctgcgttttttttttttttttcctgaacgcaaagatgatgtgtgaaaaagggtcaggattcagtccggatgctatgaGTTCACTAAATGCAAAGCATACGGGCGGAAAACtaacgtgtgaaaggggccttaaggggaAGGGGGTTACGGAGGCAGTGTATCTGTTCTGCTGCACTGTTTCTGTAGCTCGCATTCATTACAATAGAGATTATGGAAACAGCGGCGCGCACGCGCCCGTCCGTTTCCATAAACCCAGCCACCTAGGGCCAGCGCTTGGTTCTCTCACGTGGAAATGGCGACCTGGGACcaacccttttaaggctactttcccaccagCACcactggatcagcaaaaacgcttcagtcacgataaccgtctgcatctgttatgaacggatccggttgtattatgtcttgtatagccatgacggatccgttttctagtgtGTCCGAGAAtatggatccgtcctcattgacttacattgtgagtcatgatggatccatcCTTGGTGCGTCCGTGATTTTCACAAACCCATAGACTTCTTTGGGCGTGCTTCGTGCTTGGTctgcatcacggatcaaagtagtgcatgtaccCGTGATTTGTATTTTACTGACCCAtggtccgttaaaaaaaaaaaactgaaatgtgaacagacccaTTTATATCAACTGATACGTGTGCGGTCCgtggaaaatgcagacagcacacgttaGTTAAAAACTGAAATGTGGACAAGGCCTGACTGTGTGTCCCTGGATATATAACGGCGACGTGCACTTTTGGTCCGTGATGCGGGGCCAGACACACCCTTTTGAAGTCTTTGGGTCTGTGAAAATTATagacacaacacagatggcatccgtgttcgGTCCGTTTTTCAGTCACAGATGCttttgaaattaattttcagctgagcggTCTCCACGTCTGACACACGGAGGGCATAAACCGGACCAAACACGGCTGGATTTTttttcatggatgtcaaactgaCACTGAGATGTGAATAAGGCCCGTGTCACTTGCAATTGCGACTTGCTTTCGATCCaccaatgtttttttgtttttttttcctatggctACACAGCGTCTTTGTCATTGACAAACTTCACTCGTCCGAGGATTACAGGATAGCGCTGCCTGTGCTGCAACTGATGAAAGTCAACGGGGTCATGTTGCGCCTGTCTTGCGAATTGCGGCCTGACCCTATCGACTTCCATTAGCTGCAGTGCGGTGTCAAAAATCACCACATAGCGCCAGCCATACAAATGGTGCCCttgaaaaaaaaaggttaaagtggccccatgttgtggcGGGGCCCGCACTACTATAAATGctccctagcagaaccaaataccccaATGCAGCTCAGGCCGCCCCCTGGCAATTTCCCAGCAGGGGCTATGGCCCGGACGCTGACAGTATGGCGCTGCCATTTTTATGTCAGACTTTGAGTCAGGTGGGGACATTTCCAGAGGTGAACACAACATGGGGGGCGGGTTGGGTGACCACTTTATTTGACCTTGTCCCTTCCCTGAGGGAATACTTTCCTCCCTGTCAGCTGAGGTAATTTATGTGAGGGAAGCCGCTAATGACGCCTCCCTATCGCTGACATGACGCCACTGTCACTAACGCGTGTGTTGTGTGTGTTTTCTGTCAGAAAGCGCAACACACGGAGAGCGGGGCCTGGACAATACAGGCGCGCAGTGCAGGCCGGGACTTGTAGTCCAGCGCGCTCCTCCCTCTGATTCCCAGCCACTACCGGccggactacaactcccatgcaGCCCCTGGCCCCGAGGTCCCGGATGTCTACCGCGCCGGAAGAGAAGCCAGCCTCTTTCCCAGCCATCTTTTGGCTTCACTAGCAAGCGAGCTCCGCGCTCCAGGCCTCGTAGAATCGGAGGACATCCACCTCTCTAGGGGCCATCATGCCCGGGCATTTGCAGGAAGGCTTCGGCTGCGTCGTCACTAATCGTTTCGACCAGCTATTTGACGACGAATCCGACCCCTTCGAGGTGCTGAAGGCGGCCGAGAACAAGAAGAAGGAGGGAGCGGGGGCACCGGGCCAGGGCGCAGTCAAGACCGCTGCCCAGCTCGCCAAGCAGCCCAAGAAGGAGTCTCAGAAGGACCGCAGGAACCCGCTGCCCGACAAGAAGGACGAGGCGCCGCAGCCGGTGCCCCTGAAGAAGGAAGGTGAGGCAGGGGCCCCCCGGGCGAGGGGCTAGGCCGCGGAAGTCGGGTGCACGCGCCCCCGGGGCCGTGGCGCACGTGCGGAGGGCCCGGCGGGCAGGCTGTAGCCGCAGGCCGCATtggcaaattaaaggggttcggTGGTGCCCTCTGCTGCAACAGCCTCCCCCCGCCGCCCTTGTGCTCCGAGGCTGTAGCCGCAGGCCGCATtggcaaattaaaggggttcggTGGTGCCCTCTGCTGCAACAGCCTCCCCCCGCCGCCCTTGTGCTCCGACCGGCTCTGCTACAGGGAACCGTTCACACCCGGGGTGGGCCTCACTGCGGCCGTTACCGAGCCTGTCCTGCGGCCTGCACGTGCTGCTGTCAcccgggggaggggggaggatggcGGGAGATGGCCGCTCACCACGTGGTTCCGCGGAGAAGGGGGGGTGGAGGCTGAGCGGTGTCACAACATGATCTGGAGCACGTGCTGGGGGGGCTGAAATTGGGGGGGATCACCCACGGGGGGTTGGGAAATGTGGGGGatcaccaaggggggggggggagggtgctgAGGCGTCACGTGGGGCTGAGCGGTGGTTACATTGTATCAGATCGTGGGGGGAGTGGTTAACTGGAGACATTGTACATAGTCTCCCccccatgtttaaaaaaaaaaaaagttactttgcaactttttccctatttttcaaCAAATGTCTTGTGCCTttcttccccctcccccaccctgcaaaataaaaaaacaaagcgTAAAAAACAACCCTGCCGGGCGCTGGTTTGCAGAATGACAGCTGTCTGGAGCAGCAGATTTTGTGTTTTGGGGCGCTGTCATGTGACTGGGGAACCccatgtgacctccacagggagCCCCTAGTTTGGCTTAATGTTTTACTATTGGGCATCGTTCAAAGGGGGTTCCCAATATAGACGTTGGGGCTTTGTCTATCGGCCAGTTCACTGGAAGGGCTTGTGAGCACCCCAGTGTCGGGAGGTTGGGCGTCCTTCACCAGAGTAGCGGGGTTCCCAGCCCTGGGGGACCCTACCGGTCCTAACCAGTGCACAGTCCGAAGGTTACCTGCGGCCTCTGCTAATGACGGCGACCGGTTGGCAGAGCCCTCTAGCGCGACAGCTCTCCTACCGGGTGCACGTTGTCCCCCGGCCATCAGCTGATCACATGGGTTTGGATGCTTTGTCCCCTGGTAACCTGGTATGTGTGGCAACGCGTTTTTGATTCTGTGCACTGAAATTTTGCAAAGGTTGCACCAAGACCAGGAGATCCAAAGCTTCTAGTTGGGTGGGGTGTAGGGGTGCCCCCAGTTCAGAAGCTCGCCTGCTCAGATCCCGGGGGTGGGGAGATGCAACCtctctgcgttttttttttggcttcagTTATTTTTCCGTTGCCTAATGCCGCGGCTCATGGTCATCTTTGGATTGTGCAGGGTTTTTAGTCCATGGGCCCTAATGTTGTGTAGCGCCTTCCCGGCAACAGAAGTTGGTTTGCGGGTTTTGCGCAGACGCCCAGCTTGTAAGGTTCAGTCTGCAGAAAAGATTCCTTGCCACGTTCCTGTTAAGCTAAGCCGCAACGTTACTACAATAACACAGGCGCCTCTGAGCACCCGGAGGGGCAGCAGTAGTGCTGCAGGTTAGCGCTACAGGCAGGCGGACGTCTGCACGAAGCGCAGGTCTTGCACGTGACGTTCAGGCTTTCTTGGAGTCTGTATGATGTTAGGAGCCTCTGTCGCGGTTGCTGGGTGTGGAAGCCATTGTTCACCTCTCGGCAGCGTCTGGGGCACAGGCCGACACTTCTGACCGCgcccaaatataattttttcttttaagGTAATAATTAAGCCGCCTGCATTACACCCTCAGCCGATGAGTCCTACTACGTGTGGGACCTGCTCCCAAGTTATAATTGGCTTGGCATGGCAGCCTtcttctgcagcactttacaggctTCAGCAGCTGTTGTCGGAGCCAGTTCAGCAGGAGCCGCATCGGGCGGCTATTCTCAGGCCCAGAACGTGCTGTCAATCATGGGCGGCTGCTTAACCAGAAGGCCTTGCAGCGCGCTGGTGACCTTATTCTGTCCAGATACCTCTGTAACTGTAGTAAGGTTGTGTTTAGCTGAAAGCAGCTTGTAATCCTACACCTAAACATGTGCACACCCTGTGAGGTCAGGTAGGGGGAGGGGGTGGAACGCCATATAAAGTTATCATTAATATCTGCAACCCGGCCAGTGCAGGAACATGGCTTTATTGCAAAGGTTTCATGTCTCCATGTCAAGAAATACGCTGAAATATTCTTATAACGGTCCCTTTATTTGCAGTAATAATgcagagggcatctgtcagcagacttgtacctatgaaacaGGCCAACCTGTTAAATGTGCGCTTTGCCACTGTGTTGGTCCCTGCCCgcgttgctaaggctactttcacactcgcgtttggtgcggatcagtcatggatctgcacagacggatccgttcagataatacaatcgcatgcatccgttcagaacagatcagtttgtattatctttaacatggccatgACGGATccctcttgaacaccattgaaattcaatggaggacggatccgttttctattgtgtcagagaaaacggatccgtccccattgacttatattgtgtgccaggacggatccgtttggctcagttttatcagacggacaccaaaacgctgcaagcagcatccagagcggaatggaggcggaacggaggaaaactgatgcattctgagcggatccttatccattcagaatgctttaaaggggtattcccatcttagacggctaggatatgcccccattgtctgggacccgcacctatatcaagagtTCCCGGGGTCGTCCACCACCAATCGCTAattcccgcctctcccatagaagtgaatgatagCGTGCCGCGGTGCAGTGCGCTTTCCTTTACTTTCGggtctccgttctcgatataggtgtgggacccgcacctataagacaatggggaatatcctagcgatatgcccccattgtctgagatgagaaaaaccctttaagtgcaaaactgatcagttttggaccgcttgtgagagccctgaacggatctcccaaacagaaatccaaaacgccagtgtgaaagtagccgaagatATAAttgttttatgcaaatgagcctctaggagcaacgggggcgttaccattacacctagaggctctgctttctctgcactttgacagggtcaggcaggtgTGATCAtgatttcactgcctggtcctgtcagagggtgcggcagttgcagagatggCAGAGCTTcttggtgtaatggtaacgcccccgttgctcctagaggcttatttgcatatattaaaacatcatttttctcagcaatgcgggcacataggaacatgggaccaacacagatgccttcagctgctaagtgcacatctaacagatcagccagtgtcatgggtacagaactgctgacagatgccctttaaagggcttctgtcaccccactaaagtcatttttattttttttgggctagttacattccttatagtgcgatatatgaaaatataatggtgttacttactttcattcagccgtttcttataaaaacgaagttttataatatgtaaatcaggtctctaccagcaagtagggcgtctacttgctggtagccgccgcaaaaacccgccccctcgtcgtgttgattgacagggccagacgcgatctcctccggccggccctgtcagcatttaaaaaatcgcacgcctctgttcattcggcgcaggcgctctgagatgaggaggctagtctcctcagaactccctcagtgcgccgatgacgtcttctctttcagtgatgtcatcggcgcaggcgcactgagggagttctgaggagacgagcctcctcatctcggagcgcctgcgccgaatgaacagaggcacgcgagttttaaaatgctgacagggccggccggaggaggagatcgcggctggccctgtcaatcaacacgacgagggggcgggtttttgcggcggctaccagcaagtagacgccctacttgctggaagagacctgatttacatattataaaacttcgtttttataagaaacggctgaatgaaagtaagtaacaccattatattttcatatatcgcactataaggaatgtaactatcccaaaaaaaaaagacttaagtTATGGTGGGAcgatccctttaaagggcttctgtcaccccactaatctGCTGTATAGGTGatgagtatctgatcagtggtcgGGAGCAGGGACCCTCGTTCTCCTAGGATGAGTGGTTGGATCGACGACTGGTGGGAGCTGTACGCAGATGCTCTTCAGCCATCCCGTAGCGCTGTGGAGTGGCAGTTGCTCCATTCATTTGGGGAACTTTGAGggccccctgttcttgtgattatTTGGGGATTCCTGGTGTATACTGGCCCATGGAGTTCCAAAGGACATTCTTTGCCCTCTTGTGTAAATGGAGCCCTATGGATGTGTCTGGTGTATACACTTGGGAGCCTTATCTGTTGTATGAACTAAACGCAGGGCGTGATGTGAACAGAACTTAGTCGGGTATTGGCGCACTAATGTGGCTTCCTTTGCCCCCATGACTCGCTTTTCATTGCCCttagtctttttttttgtgtgggcagGCTGTCGGCCCCTGTGCCAGTGACAACTTGTTCACGTTTGGCCTTTGTATGTGACAGGGATCAGAAGAGTTGGCAGGAGGCCcgaccagcaacagcagcagccgccaccaccaccaccgcagcagcagcagcagcagccgccGACTTCACAGGCCCCACAGGGTGAAGGGAAACCTACCGACAGAAGACCTGTCGAGAGGCGGCCACCTCGTGAACGCCGCTTTGACAAACCAGCTGAAGAAAAGGGTGAAGCAGGGGAATTCTCTGTGGACAGGTAAATGCATTTTACACGGTGAACTACATTTTCTTGTTACAGGAGCTTTACTATGGAGAGGTAAATGTGCTCTGCTCATTGTCCATCCATCGGGATGCGTATTTGTATTTTTACACTTGATAGATTCTACCGATGCTAGCTGTACATCATATCTGGTGGGTATAGACTACTTGGTTGTGTACAACTTGGGGCCTATTGATTTGGAGCATAAAAACTTGTGCAAACAGCCTGTCCTCCATTGTGAACTGCAGGCCCCTTGGCGAAAGGCCACCTCGTGGTCGCGGCGGCCCAGGCAGAGGTGGACGCGCACGTGGACGTGGTATTGGCAGGGGTGATGGCTTTGACTCCCGTGGCAAACGTGAATTTGACAGGCACAGTGGCAGCGACCGAGCGTAAGTTGCCTTTTGCTTTTCCTTTTGTTGATTATTGTGTTTCCCCACTTAATTTTCGTCACCACTGACCATATAACTCATTTTGGTTAGTTCTTCACATTTCAGTGGCCCGAAGCATGAGGACAAGAGGGGCGGCAGCGGATCCCACAACTGGGGAACTGTAAAGGATGAACTGAGGTTGGTTGGTTCATGAAAACTTGTTTGCTAAGAATGAGGGGAAGGGATGGTGGTTTAAGTGTTAATGTGGTTTATATATGTAGTAGTCAGTGCTGAAGGTACGTTAAAGGGCTTCTCCAGGATTGTAATATTGattgcctattctcaggataggtcattaatatgaggtCGGCGGGGGTCAGTCACAGCGCCCACCAGAGCTCTAGTGAGCACCGCAGTCTCCTCACAGCTTACTCAGCGCAGCGTcatccattgtatagcggctgtgctttgtATCGCAGCTCATCTGCATTCGATTAGAGGACTGAGATGCGCCTAAGCTATGTGACTGATCAACATGACTTCAGATCTCCGAGGAAGAGGCGTAAGCACTCAtagagctgatcggtgggggtgctgggagtcagacccccgccaatctcatattaaagacctatgctgaggataggccatcagtttcAAAATCCCAGAAACCCTTTTTTTAGCACCTTCTGTTTGTGCCGCTGACACATTTATTATTTGTGTATGTAGCTGCATTAAATGCAACATTCAACACATTGAATATCCAGTTACATTTTGTTGTCTGTACGGTCTTCATCCTGAGCTCTGTGCAGTGTAACATTGATAAGGGCTCAGTGAGCACTGTACCTTCTTtgataagccccccccccctgtagacaAGCTGTAGACAACATGTTAAGACTGCAGTAAGTTGGTTTGTCTCCTGCGTCCATTGGGTCAGGCagtttatgctgcaggtttcacCCTTTGCAGTGGGTTAAATCCACAGAAAATTCTGTACGGGTTGCATATAGATTTTGCAGTGAACTTCTTGCAAAATCTGTGTCTGTAATCCTTGGATGAATGCTTGTTGTATGCAAGACACATTTTTGGTTTGCACTAAGAAAATACCAGCTTAAAGGAATTGTCCTCCTTTGTGGCTGTGCCCCTCCCCCACAGACGCTTTGACA
This Bufo gargarizans isolate SCDJY-AF-19 chromosome 7, ASM1485885v1, whole genome shotgun sequence DNA region includes the following protein-coding sequences:
- the SERBP1 gene encoding plasminogen activator inhibitor 1 RNA-binding protein isoform X2 yields the protein MPGHLQEGFGCVVTNRFDQLFDDESDPFEVLKAAENKKKEGAGAPGQGAVKTAAQLAKQPKKESQKDRRNPLPDKKDEAPQPVPLKKEGIRRVGRRPDQQQQQPPPPPPQQQQQQPPTSQAPQGEGKPTDRRPVERRPPRERRFDKPAEEKGEAGEFSVDRPLGERPPRGRGGPGRGGRARGRGIGRGDGFDSRGKREFDRHSGSDRAGPKHEDKRGGSGSHNWGTVKDELSELDQSTATEETHETEEQPAADSENKENEAEEVKEEGPKEMTLDEWKAMQDKERAKVEFNIRKPNEGTDSQWKKGFVLHKSKSEEVHAESEGLDHHFRRPANDITSQLEINFGDLGRPGRGRGGGRGTRGRGTRPSRGIRTDKSSVSAPDVDDPEAFPALS
- the SERBP1 gene encoding plasminogen activator inhibitor 1 RNA-binding protein isoform X1: MPGHLQEGFGCVVTNRFDQLFDDESDPFEVLKAAENKKKEGAGAPGQGAVKTAAQLAKQPKKESQKDRRNPLPDKKDEAPQPVPLKKEGIRRVGRRPDQQQQQPPPPPPQQQQQQPPTSQAPQGEGKPTDRRPVERRPPRERRFDKPAEEKGEAGEFSVDRPLGERPPRGRGGPGRGGRARGRGIGRGDGFDSRGKREFDRHSGSDRASSHFSGPKHEDKRGGSGSHNWGTVKDELSELDQSTATEETHETEEQPAADSENKENEAEEVKEEGPKEMTLDEWKAMQDKERAKVEFNIRKPNEGTDSQWKKGFVLHKSKSEEVHAESEGLDHHFRRPANDITSQLEINFGDLGRPGRGRGGGRGTRGRGTRPSRGIRTDKSSVSAPDVDDPEAFPALS